A genomic region of Candidatus Bathyarchaeia archaeon contains the following coding sequences:
- a CDS encoding CARDB domain-containing protein, with amino-acid sequence MKMRFQLFLTTSILVGVFILAFPRPALSNPTVLVEFLFYDNFCLYCPTQQIYYQVYVHNSRVIDNIQRDYGDNVLINRIYWASAEGHEKMELYNLGSSDWNTIVVNGEVILKGGDKFVDEVFLRSVIDSYLALEHDVAILDVLPDTRNIVVGETLNLNVIVTNKGKQSESFTIKIYFNETFVGTLFIDLLEPNATQTFRFYLNTAGFSEGFYSLCVYIPPVQSETNTVDNTYLAGMVELKAQNASHTIIHDLAVVLSAPFKSVVNQEQINITVTMKNFGNVAENFTLKVFLNESLIKEMNFYNLGPGASFSETLILYTYGWISGNYVIRAYVKSAENELDESNNEFSYVINFLKRSDTRLDFTVNVLLAFVFGFFETFSPCLLVLLSMILSYTIGEAVSFREGFLKVILFGIGFVFAGLIVSLVTFSLFLSLPFQNLLTLAVCVFAVLFGLDMVGFDLVSFFRVKSEKKVLLQRIARKYVKKHLGIVMLGFIFYFLDPCIAPFFFAVAPLAINVNFVLIVVAFCLGVMLPFVGIGVFTGSISKFVRSAYRHKFKLRVVSGLILICYSIYITICYLI; translated from the coding sequence ATGAAAATGAGATTTCAATTATTTTTAACAACATCAATTCTTGTTGGCGTGTTTATACTCGCCTTCCCTAGGCCTGCCCTATCTAATCCTACAGTTCTTGTAGAATTTCTGTTTTACGACAATTTTTGTCTCTATTGTCCAACGCAGCAAATTTACTATCAAGTCTATGTACATAACAGCCGTGTGATCGATAATATTCAGCGAGATTATGGAGACAATGTTTTAATTAACCGCATTTACTGGGCGTCTGCGGAAGGGCATGAAAAAATGGAATTATACAATCTTGGTTCATCAGACTGGAATACTATAGTTGTTAATGGAGAGGTGATTTTGAAAGGCGGCGATAAATTTGTTGATGAAGTTTTCTTAAGAAGTGTTATTGATTCTTACTTGGCTTTGGAGCATGATGTTGCTATATTAGATGTTCTGCCCGACACCCGTAACATCGTAGTCGGGGAAACTTTAAACCTAAACGTTATCGTTACAAACAAAGGAAAACAATCTGAGTCTTTCACTATAAAGATTTATTTCAATGAAACTTTCGTCGGAACACTTTTTATTGATTTGTTGGAACCAAATGCTACACAGACGTTCCGTTTTTATTTAAATACTGCTGGATTTTCTGAAGGATTTTATTCCCTATGTGTTTATATCCCTCCAGTTCAAAGCGAAACCAATACTGTTGACAATACATATTTGGCTGGAATGGTGGAGCTTAAAGCTCAAAATGCAAGTCACACCATTATTCATGATCTAGCCGTAGTTTTGTCGGCCCCTTTTAAATCGGTAGTAAACCAGGAACAAATTAACATAACGGTAACTATGAAAAACTTTGGGAACGTTGCTGAAAATTTTACGCTAAAAGTTTTTTTAAATGAATCACTTATTAAAGAAATGAATTTTTATAATTTAGGTCCGGGCGCGAGTTTTTCCGAAACGCTTATTTTATATACTTATGGCTGGATCAGCGGGAACTATGTTATCAGAGCTTATGTGAAATCAGCTGAAAATGAGCTGGATGAGAGCAACAATGAATTTTCATATGTGATAAATTTTTTGAAGCGTTCTGACACTAGGTTGGATTTCACAGTTAACGTTTTATTGGCTTTTGTTTTTGGCTTTTTTGAGACTTTTTCTCCGTGTTTGTTGGTATTATTGTCGATGATTCTTAGTTATACGATTGGAGAGGCTGTAAGCTTTAGGGAAGGTTTTTTGAAAGTTATACTTTTTGGGATTGGTTTTGTTTTTGCAGGGTTGATCGTTAGTTTAGTAACTTTTTCTTTGTTCCTTTCGCTTCCTTTTCAAAACTTATTAACTTTGGCGGTATGCGTTTTTGCTGTACTGTTTGGACTTGACATGGTGGGTTTTGATCTTGTAAGTTTTTTCAGAGTTAAGAGTGAGAAAAAAGTCTTGCTTCAAAGGATAGCAAGGAAATATGTCAAAAAACATTTGGGAATTGTAATGTTGGGATTTATTTTTTACTTTCTTGATCCATGTATTGCCCCGTTCTTTTTTGCTGTTGCACCGTTAGCAATTAATGTTAATTTTGTGTTGATAGTTGTGGCGTTTTGTTTGGGAGTTATGCTTCCTTTTGTGGGGATTGGGGTTTTTACTGGTTCAATATCGAAATTTGTCAGGAGTGCATATAGGCACAAGTTTAAACTTCGGGTTGTGAGTGGATTAATCCTTATTTGTTATTCAATTTACATAACGATTTGCTATTTAATTTGA
- a CDS encoding ABC transporter permease, translating to MTSLPAYIARRLILLIFVILGVTILIFAITMLVPIEIRAMLYVRNVQHTSPDQLRSIAKRYGLDRPFYEQYFTWLSQVLQGNLGFAKFSQQSVADAILERWPYTFEIVLFAAPLIIFIGIFLGVQSAIHKDGMIDHACRILSIIGWSLPSFWLGLLLLSVFSGYLRWVSPGPLDINLQQFRNDPKSGFVRYTKIDLIDGLLNGRPDITLNVIQHAILPVTVIVIINIALLIRVMRSSMLEALNKPYTTAARAKGLDEKTVIYKHARRNALIPVVTLSGMLVAGLLGGLVITETVFGFGGLGQWAANAAIQLDVPAVLGYAMLSAFLFVIANLIVDILYAYIDPRIRLV from the coding sequence ATGACATCTCTTCCAGCATACATTGCAAGGAGACTCATACTCCTAATATTCGTGATATTGGGCGTCACAATTTTAATATTTGCAATAACAATGCTTGTCCCAATCGAAATAAGGGCAATGCTATATGTAAGAAACGTCCAACACACCTCTCCTGACCAGCTGAGGAGCATTGCAAAAAGATACGGACTTGACAGACCTTTCTACGAGCAATACTTCACATGGCTCAGCCAAGTGCTTCAAGGTAACCTTGGATTTGCAAAATTCTCACAGCAATCAGTTGCAGACGCAATTCTTGAAAGATGGCCCTACACCTTCGAAATAGTCCTTTTCGCCGCTCCGTTAATTATCTTTATCGGAATATTTTTAGGCGTCCAATCCGCTATACATAAAGACGGAATGATAGATCACGCTTGCAGAATCCTATCTATAATCGGCTGGTCCCTCCCGTCCTTCTGGCTTGGGCTTCTTCTGCTCTCAGTATTCTCCGGGTACTTACGCTGGGTCTCACCCGGTCCATTAGATATAAATCTGCAACAATTTAGAAACGATCCCAAATCTGGATTTGTGCGGTACACTAAAATCGACTTGATTGACGGTCTCCTAAACGGACGGCCAGACATAACCTTAAACGTAATTCAACACGCCATACTGCCCGTAACAGTGATAGTAATCATTAACATTGCATTACTAATTAGAGTTATGCGCTCATCGATGCTGGAAGCCCTCAATAAACCATACACAACAGCGGCAAGGGCGAAAGGGTTAGATGAGAAAACAGTCATATATAAACATGCAAGAAGAAACGCTCTAATACCAGTCGTCACCCTTTCGGGAATGCTGGTGGCAGGGCTTTTAGGTGGGCTTGTAATAACCGAAACAGTTTTCGGGTTCGGCGGACTAGGACAATGGGCTGCAAACGCAGCTATACAACTTGATGTTCCAGCAGTTTTAGGATACGCAATGCTAAGCGCGTTCCTTTTTGTTATTGCAAACTTAATTGTTGACATCCTATACGCCTACATTGACCCAAGAATAAGGCTGGTGTAG
- a CDS encoding ABC transporter substrate-binding protein → MDKRILIAAALGMLMVFSTFASASAMPPINEKMHLIVATIEGAPPETVDPAWCYDTASAELIFNVYDTLVTFDGEHMDVYLPSIATEWKIENITGTVSPEGLPWYFRYTFKIRTGVKFYNLSGEVDTLTPEDVEYSFERAMVQDRDSGPVWMLYEPLLNTWGAFGLLSPEYGGEGEYDAVTVGKMIDHAVESNATHVWFNLAFPGAYLPFMQILAQSWSSIMSKEWIISLGRNDWNGEWGDYTDWINYHNPELSPLDDPAQGGPAMCGTGPFILETLSYTDEYWTVVRNTNYWRGWPADFPKLGATKPAGYVDRLTVTWHYTWEARRDMFLNGQIDFCAVPRMYLGEMYLDTAKTKLKPGIRCIYPLPILAVDGVFFTFNVTTASPYGKVYPWGSGFHRDGIPADFFGNPDWGIHVRKGFAYAFDYNRFLQEAYLGEAIAPATAIIPGLPCYDPTVKGYTYDINKAFQEFSQVPGLLTTGFSIVLVYNTGNIPRQKACEIIRDGLEAIDTLEGPEDKITVTITNVDWRTYLRACLYHQAALFVIGWLADYPDPHNFAFAFYYSHGAFGAWQLYHNPVMDELIEEAIATPDWPTRCALYRQIALLAVQDCPSFPIDQAIGRHFERSWVVGWYYNPIYPGVYAYNLWKWYYIPHALQDTTPEHPINNHLPYDVNYDGTVDGKDIAVASKAFGSDPGPPVHPRWCYRADVNNDRICDGKDLSLISRNFGKTSPVWTPT, encoded by the coding sequence ATGGATAAGCGAATACTTATAGCTGCAGCGTTGGGTATGCTGATGGTCTTTTCGACGTTCGCTTCTGCAAGCGCTATGCCACCAATAAATGAGAAGATGCACCTTATAGTTGCTACCATCGAAGGTGCACCACCTGAAACTGTTGACCCTGCATGGTGCTATGATACGGCAAGCGCAGAACTAATATTCAACGTTTATGACACGTTGGTAACTTTTGATGGAGAACACATGGACGTCTATCTGCCGTCAATAGCAACAGAATGGAAGATTGAGAATATTACTGGCACGGTTAGCCCGGAAGGTCTACCTTGGTATTTCAGGTACACATTTAAAATTAGGACAGGTGTAAAGTTCTACAACCTCTCAGGCGAAGTCGATACACTTACGCCAGAGGATGTTGAGTACAGCTTTGAAAGGGCTATGGTTCAGGATAGGGATTCTGGCCCGGTGTGGATGCTTTATGAGCCTTTGCTGAACACTTGGGGCGCCTTCGGACTGTTGTCACCAGAGTATGGTGGGGAGGGCGAATATGATGCTGTGACTGTTGGCAAGATGATTGATCACGCTGTTGAGTCAAACGCCACCCACGTATGGTTTAACTTGGCCTTTCCAGGTGCATATCTGCCTTTCATGCAGATTCTCGCCCAGTCATGGTCCAGCATAATGAGCAAGGAATGGATAATCAGCCTTGGCAGGAATGACTGGAACGGAGAATGGGGTGATTACACGGACTGGATAAACTACCACAACCCAGAACTGTCGCCACTAGACGACCCAGCCCAAGGCGGCCCAGCGATGTGCGGCACAGGCCCATTCATACTCGAAACACTCTCATACACAGACGAGTATTGGACGGTGGTCCGAAACACCAACTATTGGCGCGGCTGGCCAGCAGACTTTCCAAAGCTTGGTGCAACAAAGCCAGCAGGCTATGTTGATAGGCTAACTGTAACATGGCACTACACATGGGAAGCTAGGCGTGACATGTTCTTAAACGGACAAATTGACTTCTGCGCCGTGCCAAGAATGTACCTGGGTGAAATGTACCTAGACACGGCAAAGACAAAGCTGAAGCCAGGGATAAGATGCATATACCCACTGCCCATACTGGCAGTGGACGGCGTATTCTTTACATTCAACGTTACAACGGCCTCACCATATGGCAAAGTTTATCCATGGGGTTCAGGCTTCCACAGGGATGGCATACCAGCAGACTTCTTCGGCAACCCAGACTGGGGTATACACGTTAGAAAGGGATTTGCCTACGCCTTCGACTACAACAGATTCCTACAAGAAGCCTACCTAGGTGAGGCAATAGCACCAGCAACAGCCATTATTCCAGGCTTGCCATGCTATGATCCAACAGTCAAAGGCTACACATATGACATTAACAAGGCTTTCCAAGAATTTAGCCAAGTTCCAGGACTACTTACTACAGGTTTCTCGATAGTATTAGTGTACAACACTGGAAACATTCCAAGGCAGAAGGCCTGCGAAATAATTAGAGACGGTCTCGAAGCAATAGACACATTAGAAGGCCCAGAAGACAAAATCACGGTAACCATAACCAACGTAGATTGGAGGACCTATCTAAGGGCATGTCTCTACCATCAAGCGGCGCTCTTTGTCATAGGGTGGCTGGCTGACTATCCAGACCCCCACAACTTCGCCTTCGCCTTCTACTACAGCCACGGAGCCTTCGGCGCATGGCAACTGTACCACAACCCAGTAATGGACGAGCTAATCGAGGAAGCTATTGCCACTCCCGACTGGCCGACAAGATGCGCACTATACCGTCAAATAGCATTATTAGCAGTCCAAGACTGCCCAAGCTTCCCAATAGACCAAGCCATTGGCAGACACTTCGAGCGTTCATGGGTTGTAGGCTGGTACTACAACCCAATCTATCCAGGCGTTTACGCCTACAACCTCTGGAAATGGTACTACATACCCCACGCCCTACAAGACACAACACCAGAACACCCAATAAACAACCACCTACCCTACGACGTCAACTATGACGGCACAGTCGACGGCAAAGACATAGCAGTAGCCTCAAAAGCCTTCGGCTCAGACCCAGGCCCACCAGTCCACCCAAGATGGTGCTACAGAGCAGACGTCAACAACGACAGAATCTGCGACGGCAAAGACCTATCCCTCATCAGCAGAAACTTCGGAAAAACAAGCCCAGTATGGACTCCTACGTAA
- a CDS encoding PKD domain-containing protein, whose protein sequence is MVGFINYLKKKSVTYIILSTVLVTQFFIMVPLSNAQEGAQMLIEPETLSLRVGDNFTITIIARNLETLYSWQVFLKFNASVVNCTETDVWIPPDNVFSGHRANPTDVIFRKDVVDGLDGMGLSCSLQGDDYVSVSEGVLFKVNFTVKAVGSTVIKIATKDDPVKTGQFYTFYSWFCDYYLEEVPFSSSYCIVVVEGSVVNLPPVVRLVVTVPEVDTSKYLVLRGHTPTEALPYTFAFKGYPVIFNASISIDPDGNITSYLWDFGDGNVTETSGPIVVHVYGSTGKYYVLLTVFDDGDPPMNSTYRFIVVVGLLLELFDWSPALYGLGVVIAVAVVVSVVRRVRNYLKFRSKFRSR, encoded by the coding sequence ATGGTCGGTTTTATTAATTATTTAAAGAAAAAATCCGTGACCTACATAATATTATCTACGGTGTTGGTAACTCAATTTTTCATTATGGTTCCATTGTCAAATGCTCAGGAGGGTGCTCAAATGCTAATTGAGCCTGAAACTCTTTCGCTTAGGGTTGGCGATAACTTTACAATAACCATTATCGCAAGGAATCTTGAAACTCTTTATTCATGGCAGGTTTTCTTGAAATTTAATGCTTCAGTGGTGAACTGTACAGAAACTGATGTTTGGATTCCCCCAGACAACGTTTTTTCAGGACATAGGGCAAATCCAACAGATGTAATTTTCCGTAAGGATGTTGTCGACGGCTTAGATGGCATGGGATTATCTTGCTCTCTTCAAGGTGACGACTATGTAAGTGTTAGTGAAGGGGTCTTGTTTAAAGTAAACTTCACAGTTAAAGCTGTTGGATCTACGGTAATAAAAATTGCCACAAAGGATGATCCGGTGAAGACCGGGCAGTTCTATACGTTTTACTCGTGGTTTTGTGATTACTATCTAGAGGAGGTTCCATTCTCATCTAGTTATTGTATTGTAGTGGTGGAGGGATCCGTTGTTAATCTGCCTCCTGTCGTCCGTCTTGTTGTCACGGTTCCCGAGGTTGACACAAGTAAGTATCTCGTGTTAAGGGGACACACTCCTACTGAGGCGCTTCCTTATACGTTTGCTTTTAAGGGGTATCCTGTGATTTTTAATGCGTCAATTTCTATAGATCCTGATGGGAATATAACTAGTTATTTGTGGGATTTCGGGGATGGGAATGTAACTGAGACTAGTGGACCTATTGTTGTTCATGTTTATGGTTCTACTGGTAAGTATTACGTACTTTTGACTGTTTTTGATGATGGTGATCCTCCAATGAATTCAACTTACCGATTTATTGTTGTTGTTGGTTTGCTTCTTGAGCTTTTTGATTGGAGTCCTGCTCTTTATGGTTTGGGAGTTGTCATTGCCGTTGCTGTTGTTGTTTCTGTTGTTAGAAGGGTTAGAAATTATTTGAAGTTTAGGAGTAAATTTAGAAGCCGTTAA
- a CDS encoding ABC transporter ATP-binding protein, with amino-acid sequence MNSIIIVRNLKKHYPILGGVFKRRVASVKAVDGVSLNIFKGETFGLVGESGCGKTTLGKTILRLLKPDAGNIFFDVPERVIDEIIELERTNPKSKRLKLLRTQYDIATFSGEKLLRLRRHMQIVYQDPTTSLDPRMLVKDIVAEPLVAQGIAKGEEARKLVVDILNKVGLGEQHLYRFPHEFSGGQRQRIAIARALVCRPEFVVLDEPTSSVDVSVRAQLLNLFKDLQKELDLTYMFISHDLSIVECISDRVAIMYLGKINELAPTYKIFKNPIHPYSQALIASVPIPDPKKRRERAPLAGEVPSPVNPPAGCRFHPRCPLVMDVCRREEPQLFEVEKDHYVACFAVARR; translated from the coding sequence ATGAATAGCATAATTATAGTTAGGAATCTAAAAAAACATTACCCAATACTTGGTGGTGTGTTTAAGCGTAGGGTAGCTTCTGTAAAGGCTGTTGACGGTGTTTCATTAAACATTTTTAAGGGTGAAACCTTCGGCTTAGTTGGCGAGTCTGGCTGTGGGAAGACAACTCTTGGCAAAACGATTTTGAGGCTTCTCAAACCCGATGCTGGCAATATATTTTTTGATGTTCCTGAACGTGTTATTGACGAGATAATAGAGTTAGAGAGGACTAACCCCAAATCAAAAAGACTTAAACTTTTGAGGACACAATATGATATTGCCACTTTCTCCGGCGAAAAATTGTTGAGACTTAGAAGGCACATGCAAATCGTCTATCAGGATCCAACAACTTCGCTTGATCCAAGAATGCTTGTTAAAGATATTGTTGCTGAGCCTCTTGTTGCACAGGGTATAGCTAAGGGTGAAGAGGCGAGAAAACTTGTTGTTGACATTTTAAATAAGGTTGGTTTGGGTGAGCAGCATCTTTACAGGTTTCCCCACGAGTTTAGCGGTGGGCAGAGGCAGAGAATAGCCATAGCCAGAGCTCTTGTTTGTAGACCGGAATTTGTTGTGCTTGATGAGCCTACATCTTCGGTGGATGTTTCCGTCCGAGCTCAGCTTCTTAATCTCTTTAAAGATTTGCAGAAAGAGCTTGACTTAACATACATGTTTATCAGCCACGATTTAAGCATAGTTGAGTGTATAAGCGATAGAGTTGCAATAATGTATCTTGGAAAGATTAATGAGCTTGCCCCTACATATAAAATCTTCAAGAATCCTATACACCCATACTCACAAGCGCTAATAGCTTCTGTGCCCATTCCAGACCCAAAAAAGCGAAGGGAACGGGCACCCTTAGCCGGCGAGGTTCCAAGTCCGGTTAATCCTCCAGCCGGATGCCGTTTTCATCCCAGATGTCCCCTTGTGATGGATGTTTGTAGGAGAGAGGAGCCACAGTTGTTTGAAGTTGAGAAGGATCATTATGTTGCTTGTTTCGCTGTTGCTAGACGGTGA
- a CDS encoding dockerin type I domain-containing protein has protein sequence MKEHTLLTALTSTMLLLLLCCPLIPTSESATLTLNLMPNKQKYNVGEQVNLVGNLTQDGALVSDALISLEINNPKNELFIIRAFTTGQPLQGPLPVEITSLIPCDAGGNPKYTFIRGDTMGFKVTFKNNMASSCQVIITINMFYNNGVPFKAFIAYNGSIDAGRTITFTIWPILIPSDAQAGTAVAYAAPFNKLPTNGGLAYSPEKNATFNILSTSTIKETVKVNSGKFNITFPLTSIPIMLGNYTAYAVTFYNYRLASATCTFNVMLIGDINNDGTIDGKDISIVCKAFGATPESPRWNPKADLNSDGIIDGKDISIVCKAFGITVIVDP, from the coding sequence TTGAAGGAACATACACTCTTAACAGCATTAACATCAACAATGCTTCTCCTGCTTCTATGCTGCCCGCTAATACCGACATCAGAATCAGCAACATTAACCCTTAATCTAATGCCGAACAAGCAAAAATACAACGTGGGAGAACAAGTAAACCTTGTCGGAAACCTCACGCAAGACGGTGCCCTAGTATCCGATGCTCTAATATCCCTCGAAATCAATAACCCCAAAAACGAGCTATTCATAATCAGAGCCTTCACAACAGGCCAACCCCTACAAGGCCCCTTACCAGTTGAAATAACAAGCCTAATACCATGCGACGCGGGCGGAAACCCAAAATACACCTTCATCAGAGGAGACACAATGGGATTTAAAGTAACCTTCAAAAACAACATGGCATCATCCTGCCAAGTAATCATAACAATAAACATGTTCTACAACAACGGCGTACCCTTCAAAGCCTTCATCGCATACAACGGCTCAATAGACGCCGGAAGAACAATCACCTTCACAATATGGCCAATACTAATACCATCAGACGCCCAAGCAGGCACAGCAGTAGCCTATGCCGCCCCATTTAACAAATTACCAACCAATGGCGGTTTAGCCTACTCCCCAGAAAAAAACGCAACCTTCAACATACTATCAACATCAACAATAAAGGAAACAGTCAAAGTAAACAGCGGAAAATTCAACATAACCTTCCCACTGACATCCATACCAATAATGCTTGGCAATTACACCGCCTACGCAGTAACCTTCTACAACTACCGCCTAGCCTCAGCAACATGCACCTTCAACGTAATGCTGATAGGGGACATAAACAATGATGGAACCATAGATGGCAAGGACATAAGCATCGTCTGTAAAGCCTTCGGCGCAACACCCGAAAGCCCAAGATGGAACCCCAAAGCAGACCTAAACTCCGACGGCATAATCGACGGCAAAGACATAAGCATCGTCTGTAAAGCCTTCGGAATAACAGTCATAGTAGACCCATAA
- a CDS encoding ABC transporter permease, protein MLKRISESPLAIIGIAIILGFVIIACLAPVLAPPYFNENPFILKPDVEISVLTPEPIPPTINHIFGTTAEKYDIYYACIWGTINAFRVGLIVVVIALVIGVVLGTTAAYYGGMIDELLMRFTDIIIALPGLVLAMALVIAFPTVIPMDVTLTILVISAVISVFFAAFKPERKFLLPSQIILLVSLYLYLTNPIIIGLNLSRLDKVLISLAIVGWPGYARLIRGEVLRVKNEDYVEAAKASGCSDLRIIIKHILPNTVYPLLIVVTLDIGSIVLTAAALSFLGIGAEPNFADWGNIISMSRVWVSSPENLVRYYHTFLIPGIFISLFVLGWNLLGDALRDVLDPMIRRR, encoded by the coding sequence ATGCTTAAAAGAATCAGTGAATCACCACTGGCAATCATTGGCATCGCAATAATATTGGGTTTTGTTATAATTGCGTGCCTTGCTCCAGTACTTGCTCCTCCCTACTTTAACGAAAACCCATTCATACTTAAGCCTGACGTAGAAATTTCCGTTTTAACTCCAGAACCTATACCGCCTACCATCAACCACATTTTCGGGACTACCGCTGAAAAATACGACATTTACTACGCGTGCATATGGGGCACAATAAACGCCTTCCGCGTAGGCTTAATCGTTGTAGTTATAGCACTTGTCATAGGAGTAGTCTTAGGCACAACAGCCGCCTATTACGGCGGCATGATCGATGAACTATTAATGCGATTCACAGACATAATAATCGCTTTGCCAGGGCTAGTGCTTGCAATGGCACTTGTAATAGCTTTCCCGACGGTAATTCCCATGGACGTAACACTCACGATACTCGTGATTTCAGCTGTCATATCAGTATTTTTTGCGGCATTTAAGCCGGAGCGAAAATTTCTTCTGCCTAGCCAAATAATTTTACTTGTATCTCTTTACCTTTACCTAACCAATCCCATAATTATAGGATTAAATTTGTCTAGACTAGACAAGGTTCTCATATCCCTAGCAATAGTAGGGTGGCCCGGCTACGCAAGACTCATCCGTGGCGAAGTTCTCAGAGTTAAAAACGAGGATTACGTCGAAGCCGCAAAAGCTTCAGGCTGCTCAGACTTAAGGATAATAATAAAGCATATTTTACCAAATACGGTTTACCCCTTACTAATAGTTGTAACACTTGACATAGGCTCAATAGTTCTAACAGCAGCAGCATTAAGCTTCCTTGGAATAGGCGCTGAACCCAACTTTGCTGATTGGGGCAACATAATCAGTATGAGTAGAGTTTGGGTTAGCTCTCCTGAAAATCTTGTGCGGTACTACCACACGTTTCTAATACCTGGCATATTCATAAGTTTATTCGTTCTAGGATGGAACCTTCTAGGGGATGCCCTTCGAGACGTTCTCGATCCCATGATAAGGAGGCGCTAA
- a CDS encoding ABC transporter ATP-binding protein — MTEEALVAVKNLVVRFYTYAGIVEALDGVNLKIKPGEILGLVGETGCGKSVTSFSILQLVPPPGKIEEGEIHLKRDGKIINISGLRKDTIRQIRGKDIAMIFQEPRAYLNPVYTVETQIGEALLTHRKNEFLQKAIQALEKSGKSSNFEKKVYERMLKKPKSPITKIMAKFCRKKTLKAEVSKEVVNLLRSVEIADPERVAKMYPFELSGGMAQRAVIAMALSCQPLVLIADEPTTNLDVTVQAQILNLIRELRKTFKSSILYITHDLGVIAELCDRVAVMYAGNVVETADVYELFEAPLHPYTKALLESIPRPGEEFKSIPGTVPSLINPPKGCRFHDRCRYEMDICKKVKPAFIEVKKDHFVACHLYGGSK, encoded by the coding sequence TTGACTGAAGAAGCCCTTGTAGCAGTCAAAAATCTTGTGGTAAGATTCTACACATACGCTGGAATAGTTGAAGCACTAGACGGTGTCAACCTTAAAATAAAGCCAGGCGAAATACTTGGACTAGTTGGAGAAACAGGTTGCGGCAAAAGCGTTACAAGCTTTTCAATATTACAGCTTGTACCACCACCTGGAAAAATTGAAGAAGGAGAGATACACCTTAAGAGGGACGGCAAAATCATAAACATAAGTGGTCTCCGCAAAGACACAATAAGACAAATACGCGGAAAAGACATAGCTATGATCTTTCAAGAACCTAGAGCCTACTTAAACCCAGTATACACAGTCGAAACACAAATTGGAGAAGCCTTGCTAACACATAGAAAAAATGAATTCCTTCAAAAAGCCATACAAGCCCTTGAGAAGTCAGGTAAAAGTTCAAATTTTGAAAAGAAAGTTTATGAGCGAATGTTAAAGAAACCTAAGTCGCCTATAACAAAAATCATGGCTAAATTCTGCCGAAAAAAAACCCTAAAGGCTGAAGTAAGTAAGGAGGTTGTCAATCTCCTAAGAAGTGTTGAGATTGCAGATCCTGAAAGAGTAGCAAAGATGTATCCTTTCGAATTAAGCGGGGGAATGGCTCAGAGGGCCGTAATAGCCATGGCCCTTTCATGTCAGCCTTTAGTACTTATAGCAGACGAGCCAACAACAAACTTGGACGTGACAGTTCAAGCTCAAATACTAAATCTCATCAGAGAGTTAAGAAAGACTTTCAAATCCTCCATCCTTTACATAACCCATGATTTGGGAGTTATAGCTGAACTCTGTGACAGAGTAGCTGTTATGTACGCTGGAAACGTCGTTGAAACCGCAGATGTCTATGAACTTTTCGAGGCTCCGCTTCATCCCTACACTAAAGCCTTATTAGAATCGATTCCAAGACCAGGCGAAGAGTTTAAGTCTATTCCAGGAACTGTTCCGAGCCTTATAAATCCGCCGAAAGGATGCCGTTTTCATGATAGATGCCGATATGAAATGGACATATGCAAGAAGGTTAAGCCTGCTTTCATAGAAGTTAAGAAGGACCACTTTGTTGCATGTCATCTTTACGGAGGCTCCAAATGA